A portion of the Faecalibacterium sp. I3-3-89 genome contains these proteins:
- a CDS encoding molybdopterin molybdotransferase MoeA, with protein sequence MKQPFCAPSEALRRVLDAAAALPRPAVETLPLDDAVGRIAAEPLSARMDQPPFDRSPLDGYALHSADTAGASREAPVTLPVVMKLYAGDAPVSPLPAGCAARIMTGAPLPEGADCVLMQELTDGGEDAVQLYAALKPEENVVFRGGDIAAGTVIAGAGTVLTPAHLGVLAGQGYAAVPVCKALTVGVLATGSELLAPGEAWTPGKIYDANGIQNAARLRQLGFGVRRRHCSDDPEEITGQMKELLAECDAVITSGGISVGQKDYLPAVLEALDADLLFAGVAQKPGSPMLAGTVGGKLVFCLSGNPFAAAATLEQYAIPALLRAAGRCEEGCLLLRTTCTLTTGFSKPSKVARYLRAKAMGGSVTIPGEGSAEAHSSGSLSAMMGCNCLVKLPAGSGPVAPGEEVEVLFFVQ encoded by the coding sequence ATGAAACAGCCTTTCTGTGCGCCCTCTGAGGCGCTGCGCCGCGTGCTGGATGCAGCTGCGGCCCTGCCAAGACCGGCGGTGGAGACCCTGCCGCTGGACGATGCGGTCGGCCGCATCGCCGCCGAACCCCTGTCGGCCCGGATGGACCAGCCGCCCTTTGACCGCAGCCCCCTCGACGGCTATGCCCTGCACAGCGCCGACACCGCCGGGGCCAGCCGCGAAGCTCCCGTCACCCTGCCGGTGGTCATGAAGCTCTACGCCGGAGATGCCCCCGTCTCTCCCCTGCCCGCAGGCTGTGCAGCCCGCATCATGACCGGCGCGCCCCTGCCCGAGGGCGCGGACTGCGTCCTGATGCAGGAGCTGACCGACGGCGGCGAGGACGCCGTCCAGCTCTATGCCGCCCTGAAGCCGGAGGAGAATGTGGTGTTCCGGGGCGGGGACATCGCCGCCGGGACTGTCATCGCCGGGGCGGGCACCGTCCTCACCCCGGCCCACCTCGGGGTGCTGGCCGGGCAGGGCTATGCCGCTGTGCCGGTCTGCAAAGCGCTCACCGTGGGCGTTCTGGCCACTGGCAGCGAGCTTCTGGCCCCGGGCGAAGCTTGGACGCCCGGCAAAATTTACGACGCCAACGGCATCCAGAACGCCGCCCGGCTGCGGCAGCTGGGCTTCGGCGTCCGGCGGCGGCACTGCTCGGACGACCCGGAGGAGATCACAGGCCAGATGAAGGAGCTGCTGGCGGAATGTGACGCCGTCATCACCAGCGGCGGCATCTCGGTGGGGCAGAAGGACTATCTGCCCGCTGTGCTGGAAGCGCTGGATGCAGACCTCCTCTTCGCAGGCGTGGCTCAGAAGCCCGGCAGCCCCATGCTGGCCGGAACAGTCGGCGGCAAGCTGGTGTTCTGCCTGTCCGGCAACCCCTTCGCCGCCGCTGCGACGCTGGAACAATACGCCATCCCGGCCCTGCTGCGGGCGGCGGGACGCTGCGAGGAGGGCTGTCTCCTCCTCCGCACCACCTGCACCCTGACCACCGGCTTTTCCAAGCCCAGCAAGGTCGCCCGCTACCTGCGGGCCAAGGCCATGGGCGGCAGTGTGACCATCCCCGGCGAGGGCAGTGCCGAGGCCCATTCGTCCGGCAGCCTGTCGGCCATGATGGGCTGCAACTGTCTGGTGAAGCTGCCTGCGGGCAGCGGCCCGGTGGCCCCGGGCGAAGAAGTGGAGGTGCTTTTCTTTGTACAGTGA
- the mobB gene encoding molybdopterin-guanine dinucleotide biosynthesis protein B, producing the protein MYSEPKQILAEQLELKRPAVLAVSGLHNSGKTTLLEKLLPALRSRGLKVGVIKHDGHDFTPDVPGTDSYRLREAGAEGVAVYSGQRYLLTEAFRLTEQDLLALFERHGYDLVLLEGFKDSGWPKIEVVRREISDTPVSFQPLAVVGDIPDADFGLEETQALADWLVAQMPTL; encoded by the coding sequence TTGTACAGTGAACCGAAACAGATCCTTGCCGAGCAGCTGGAGCTGAAGCGCCCGGCGGTGCTGGCCGTCAGCGGCCTGCATAACAGCGGCAAGACGACTCTTCTCGAAAAGCTCCTGCCTGCCCTGCGCAGCCGGGGGCTGAAAGTGGGCGTCATCAAGCACGACGGCCACGATTTCACCCCCGATGTGCCCGGCACCGACAGCTACCGTCTGCGGGAGGCCGGGGCCGAGGGCGTGGCCGTCTACTCCGGCCAGCGCTACCTGCTGACCGAGGCCTTTCGCCTGACGGAACAGGACCTTCTGGCCCTGTTCGAGCGCCACGGCTACGACCTCGTCCTCTTGGAGGGCTTCAAGGACAGCGGCTGGCCGAAGATCGAGGTCGTGCGCCGGGAGATCTCGGACACGCCGGTGTCCTTCCAGCCGCTGGCTGTCGTGGGCGACATCCCGGATGCCGATTTCGGCCTCGAAGAAACGCAGGCGCTGGCCGACTGGCTCGTGGCCCAGATGCCGACGCTGTAA
- a CDS encoding molybdopterin-binding protein: MKLIRTEDAAGQVLCHDITQIIPGEFKGARFRKGHVIQPEDIPVLLSIGKENLYVWEKKPGILHEDEAAALLYKAAAGKNIHGTEPKEGKIELIADCDGLLKINRDALLAVNRTPQMMIATIHGDLPVKKGQKLAGTRIIPLVIEQEKMDAMQAAAGSTPILNVLPMQPKKFAVITTGSEVFKGRIEDKFTPILVGKLAEYGCEMVFHKVCDDDPAGITAAILEARDAGCELIFTTGGMSVDPDDRTPLAIRNTGADIVTYGAPVLPGAMFLVSYLGSVPVCGLPGCVMYAKRTIFDLLLPRLLADDPITAEDIARLGEGGLCLGCAECHWPNCGFGHC; encoded by the coding sequence ATGAAACTCATCCGCACCGAAGACGCGGCAGGGCAGGTGCTCTGCCACGATATTACCCAGATCATTCCCGGCGAGTTCAAGGGTGCCCGCTTCCGCAAGGGCCATGTCATCCAGCCCGAGGACATCCCCGTGCTGCTCTCCATCGGCAAAGAGAATCTCTACGTCTGGGAGAAGAAGCCCGGCATCCTCCACGAGGACGAGGCTGCCGCCCTGCTGTATAAAGCTGCCGCGGGCAAAAACATCCACGGCACCGAGCCGAAGGAGGGCAAGATCGAGCTCATCGCCGACTGCGACGGCCTTCTCAAGATCAACCGCGACGCCCTGCTGGCCGTCAACCGCACGCCCCAGATGATGATTGCCACCATCCACGGCGACCTGCCCGTGAAAAAGGGCCAGAAGCTGGCCGGCACCCGCATCATCCCTCTGGTCATCGAGCAGGAAAAGATGGACGCCATGCAGGCAGCGGCCGGCAGCACGCCCATCCTGAACGTGCTGCCCATGCAGCCCAAGAAGTTCGCTGTCATCACCACCGGCAGCGAGGTGTTCAAGGGCCGCATCGAGGACAAGTTCACCCCCATTCTGGTGGGCAAGCTGGCGGAGTACGGCTGCGAGATGGTCTTCCACAAGGTCTGCGACGACGACCCGGCGGGCATCACTGCCGCCATTCTGGAAGCGAGGGACGCAGGCTGTGAGCTTATTTTCACCACCGGCGGCATGAGCGTGGACCCCGACGACCGCACCCCGCTGGCCATCCGGAACACCGGCGCGGACATCGTCACCTACGGCGCACCGGTGCTTCCGGGGGCGATGTTCCTCGTGAGCTATCTGGGCAGCGTGCCGGTCTGCGGCCTGCCCGGCTGCGTCATGTACGCCAAGCGCACCATCTTTGACCTGCTGCTGCCCCGCCTGCTGGCTGATGACCCCATCACCGCCGAGGACATCGCCCGTCTGGGCGAGGGCGGCCTGTGTCTGGGCTGCGCCGAGTGCCACTGGCCCAACTGTGGGTTTGGGCATTGCTGA
- the moaC gene encoding cyclic pyranopterin monophosphate synthase MoaC, whose product MSTTETNLTHFDASGNAVMVDVSEKAVTFREAVAHGIITMNAEAFAAVESGTVKKGDVLGVARIAGIMATKRTSELIPLCHPLPLTKVSVDFRLLPQRRAVEALCTVKTAGVTGVEMEALTGVSTALLTIYDMCKAVDKGMELGEIHLVEKTGGKSGHYVRAEGGYV is encoded by the coding sequence ATGAGTACAACTGAAACCAATCTGACCCATTTCGATGCCTCCGGCAACGCCGTGATGGTGGACGTGAGCGAAAAGGCCGTCACCTTCCGGGAGGCTGTGGCCCACGGCATCATCACCATGAACGCGGAGGCCTTTGCCGCTGTGGAGAGCGGCACCGTCAAGAAGGGCGATGTGCTGGGCGTCGCCCGCATCGCCGGCATCATGGCCACCAAGCGCACCAGCGAGCTGATCCCCCTCTGTCATCCGCTGCCCCTGACCAAGGTGAGCGTGGATTTCAGGCTCCTGCCTCAACGGCGGGCTGTGGAAGCCCTCTGCACCGTCAAGACCGCCGGTGTCACCGGCGTGGAGATGGAGGCTCTGACCGGCGTTTCCACGGCCCTGCTGACCATCTACGATATGTGCAAGGCCGTGGACAAGGGGATGGAGCTGGGGGAGATCCATCTGGTGGAAAAGACCGGCGGCAAGAGCGGCCACTATGTCCGGGCGGAGGGCGGCTATGTTTGA
- the moaA gene encoding GTP 3',8-cyclase MoaA: MFDSSSRNIHYLRLSVTDLCNLRCRYCMPDGVEKLEREAVLTYEEFLRLAALFAQCGIDTVRVTGGEPLVRKDVDQLVAGLKAIPGIHKVTLTTNGILLARQLPALLNAGLDSVNISLDTLRPEVFQRITARDGFSHVMEGLRAALDSGISVKLNCVPQAGVNEGELEDLAALAEAHPLQVRFIEMMPIGYGAAMPCISGPALRERFARRWPEFSPLPAAQSAVLGDGPAVYYTVPGWEGDVGFIAAVHGKFCASCNRVRLTSQGFLRPCLASEAGCDLRELLRSGATDAALSQAIRQTIWAKPREHHFGDNSMPATRGMYRIGG, translated from the coding sequence ATGTTTGATTCTTCCAGCCGCAATATCCACTATCTCCGCCTCTCCGTCACCGACCTGTGCAACCTGCGCTGCCGCTACTGTATGCCGGACGGCGTGGAGAAGCTGGAACGGGAGGCCGTGCTGACCTACGAAGAGTTCCTCCGCCTCGCGGCTCTCTTTGCCCAGTGCGGCATCGATACCGTCCGGGTCACTGGCGGCGAGCCGCTGGTGCGCAAAGACGTGGACCAGCTGGTGGCGGGGCTGAAAGCCATCCCCGGCATCCACAAAGTCACCCTGACCACCAACGGCATCCTGCTGGCCCGGCAGCTGCCCGCCCTTCTGAACGCCGGGCTGGACAGCGTGAACATCAGCCTCGACACCCTCCGCCCGGAGGTGTTCCAGCGCATCACGGCCCGGGACGGGTTCTCCCATGTGATGGAGGGCCTCCGCGCCGCGCTGGACAGCGGCATCTCCGTCAAGCTGAACTGCGTGCCGCAGGCGGGCGTCAACGAGGGCGAGCTGGAAGACCTTGCCGCCCTCGCCGAGGCGCACCCATTGCAGGTGCGCTTTATCGAGATGATGCCCATCGGCTACGGCGCGGCCATGCCCTGCATCTCCGGGCCTGCGCTGCGGGAGCGGTTTGCCCGCCGCTGGCCGGAGTTCTCCCCTCTGCCTGCGGCACAGAGCGCAGTTCTCGGCGACGGCCCGGCAGTCTACTACACCGTCCCCGGCTGGGAGGGGGACGTGGGCTTCATCGCCGCCGTCCACGGCAAGTTCTGCGCTTCCTGCAACCGGGTGCGGCTGACGAGCCAAGGCTTCCTGCGCCCCTGCCTCGCCAGCGAGGCGGGCTGCGACCTGCGGGAGCTTCTGCGCAGCGGTGCAACCGACGCCGCACTTTCACAGGCCATCCGGCAGACCATCTGGGCAAAGCCCCGGGAACATCATTTCGGAGACAATTCCATGCCCGCGACCCGCGGCATGTATCGCATCGGAGGATAA
- a CDS encoding MOSC domain-containing protein: MGKLLAICTSPKRGTVKTEVPSAVLTPEWGIISDAHGGSWHRQVSLLSAEKIEAFRKKIWVDYGAFGENLVIEGFDFRNLPVTSRFAIGSVVLEMTQIGKECHNDCVIKQQTGECIMPREGVFARVLEGGEIHVGDEVTLLPPAADPPLRAAVITLSDKGSRGEREDKSGPLIVEMLTAAGYVVEETMILPDETKALKAQLIRLADGRQVNLILTTGGTGFSPRDITPEATYAVADRSAPGIAEAMRYHSLSITPRGMLSRAASVLRGKTLIVNLPGSPKAVKENLEYILPSLEHGVRIAAGLDGECARK; encoded by the coding sequence ATGGGAAAACTTCTGGCAATCTGCACCAGCCCCAAGCGCGGCACCGTCAAAACTGAGGTGCCCAGCGCTGTTCTGACCCCGGAGTGGGGCATCATCAGCGACGCCCACGGCGGCAGCTGGCACCGTCAGGTAAGCCTTTTGAGCGCCGAGAAGATCGAGGCGTTCCGCAAGAAGATCTGGGTGGACTACGGCGCCTTTGGCGAAAATCTGGTCATCGAGGGCTTCGACTTCCGCAATCTGCCCGTCACCAGCCGGTTTGCCATCGGCAGCGTCGTGCTGGAGATGACCCAGATCGGCAAGGAGTGCCACAACGACTGCGTCATCAAGCAGCAGACCGGCGAGTGCATCATGCCCCGGGAGGGCGTGTTCGCCCGGGTGCTGGAGGGCGGCGAGATCCATGTGGGCGACGAAGTGACCCTTCTGCCCCCGGCAGCCGACCCGCCCCTGCGGGCCGCCGTCATCACCCTGTCCGACAAGGGCAGCCGGGGCGAGCGGGAGGACAAGAGCGGCCCCCTCATCGTGGAGATGCTCACCGCCGCAGGCTATGTGGTGGAGGAGACCATGATCCTGCCCGACGAGACCAAGGCCCTGAAAGCCCAGCTCATCCGGCTGGCCGACGGCCGTCAGGTGAACCTCATCCTGACCACCGGCGGCACCGGCTTCTCCCCCCGGGACATCACCCCGGAGGCCACCTATGCTGTGGCCGACCGCAGCGCCCCCGGCATCGCCGAAGCCATGCGGTACCACAGCCTGTCCATCACCCCCCGCGGGATGCTGAGCCGCGCCGCCAGCGTATTGCGCGGCAAGACGCTCATCGTCAACCTGCCCGGCAGCCCCAAGGCCGTCAAGGAGAACCTCGAGTACATCCTGCCCAGCCTTGAGCACGGCGTCCGCATCGCCGCCGGGCTGGACGGCGAGTGTGCCCGGAAGTAA
- the modA gene encoding molybdate ABC transporter substrate-binding protein: MKTNLISRRNFLAVAGAVGAAAALTACGGAASGTASSAAASSEAASSEASGESVELIVFAAASLTETLNAIAETYSAQNPGVTFRFNFDSSGTLKTQIQEGADCDLFLSAGQKQMNQLDITASADVNPDGLDFVDSATRVDLLENKVVLCVPEGSDKGIDSFDALAEHLKAEDILFCMGNSDVPVGQYTQKILSYYSLDEAALAAAGVITYGSNVKEVTTQISEGSVDAGVVYCTDAYSAGLAPVDEATAEMCGQVIYPAAVLKAAPHPDAAVAFLAYLRTDAAAQVFESVGFAAV; this comes from the coding sequence ATGAAAACCAACCTCATCTCCCGCCGTAACTTTCTTGCTGTGGCCGGCGCTGTCGGCGCTGCTGCTGCCCTGACCGCCTGCGGCGGCGCTGCGTCCGGCACCGCTTCCTCCGCAGCCGCTTCTTCTGAGGCTGCGTCCTCCGAGGCTTCCGGCGAATCCGTCGAGCTGATCGTCTTCGCCGCCGCCTCCCTGACCGAGACCCTGAACGCCATCGCCGAAACGTACTCTGCCCAGAACCCGGGCGTGACCTTCCGCTTCAACTTCGATTCCTCCGGCACACTGAAGACCCAGATCCAAGAGGGTGCTGACTGCGACCTGTTCCTCTCCGCCGGCCAGAAGCAGATGAACCAGCTGGACATCACCGCCTCTGCCGACGTGAACCCCGACGGTCTGGACTTCGTGGACTCCGCCACCCGCGTGGACCTGCTGGAAAACAAGGTCGTCCTCTGCGTGCCCGAGGGCAGCGACAAGGGCATCGACAGCTTCGACGCTCTGGCCGAGCACCTGAAGGCGGAGGACATCCTGTTCTGCATGGGCAACAGCGACGTGCCCGTGGGCCAGTACACCCAGAAGATCCTCTCTTACTACAGCCTCGACGAGGCTGCTCTGGCCGCTGCCGGTGTCATCACCTACGGCTCGAACGTCAAGGAAGTCACCACCCAGATCAGCGAGGGCAGCGTGGACGCCGGTGTCGTCTACTGCACCGACGCATACAGCGCCGGTCTGGCCCCCGTGGACGAGGCCACCGCCGAGATGTGCGGTCAGGTCATCTACCCCGCCGCCGTCCTCAAGGCTGCTCCCCACCCCGACGCTGCCGTGGCCTTCCTCGCCTACCTGCGCACCGATGCCGCCGCTCAGGTCTTCGAGAGCGTGGGATTTGCGGCGGTGTAA
- the modB gene encoding molybdate ABC transporter permease subunit, which translates to MDWYPLWNSLRIALISCAAVFFLGIFAAYYIAKLPRTVKGVLDVILTLPMVLPPTVVGYFLLLLFGAKRPLGLFFLEHFGVKLVMNWYSAIFASIVVAFPLMYRTARGAFESFDETLAWSAQTLGQSNTWIFWRVRMPCCRQGILAGTVLAFARALGEYGATSMIAGYTPGRTATIATTVYQLWRTNDELGAMRWVLVDIVISAVVLLAVNLLEKKQKAGGRP; encoded by the coding sequence ATGGACTGGTATCCCTTATGGAACAGCCTGCGCATCGCGCTCATCAGCTGCGCGGCGGTGTTCTTCCTCGGCATTTTTGCCGCTTACTATATCGCAAAACTGCCCCGCACCGTCAAGGGCGTGCTGGACGTGATCCTCACCCTGCCGATGGTGCTGCCACCTACCGTGGTGGGCTATTTTCTTCTGCTGCTCTTCGGTGCAAAGCGTCCTCTGGGCCTCTTCTTTCTGGAGCATTTCGGCGTCAAGCTGGTCATGAACTGGTACAGCGCCATCTTCGCCTCCATCGTGGTGGCCTTCCCGCTGATGTACCGCACGGCCCGGGGTGCCTTCGAGAGCTTCGATGAGACGCTGGCCTGGTCGGCCCAGACGCTGGGACAGTCCAACACATGGATCTTCTGGCGGGTGCGGATGCCCTGCTGTCGGCAGGGCATCCTTGCCGGTACGGTGCTGGCCTTTGCCCGGGCGCTGGGCGAGTACGGCGCTACCAGCATGATCGCGGGCTACACCCCCGGCAGGACGGCTACCATTGCCACTACCGTCTACCAGCTCTGGCGCACCAACGACGAGCTGGGGGCCATGCGGTGGGTGCTGGTGGACATCGTCATCTCGGCGGTGGTGCTGCTGGCCGTCAATCTGCTGGAAAAGAAGCAGAAAGCAGGTGGACGCCCATGA
- a CDS encoding sulfate/molybdate ABC transporter ATP-binding protein yields the protein MSLEVHIEKKLNGFTLRSDFTAGNTATAILGASGCGKSMTLRCIAGIVKPDKGRILLDGRVLFDSEQHIDLPPQQRGVGLLFQNYALFPNMTVEQNILCGLNAEKDRAARKGRCAEMLRAMRLEELAGRRPAELSGGQQQRTALARILVGRPRLLMLDEPFSALDSYLREEVEGEVGSLLAGFEGTALLVTHNRDEAYRLCRDMIVMDSGRVLRTGTTKAVFADPRSTAAARLTGCKNILPCARVDAHTVRLTGCECLLHLAAEVPEGCTAVGIRAHDLAPCAAEALNALPVELLSASENPFDWNLIFRLPGGSRLWWKVSKTTLSVAEPAAPACLAALPGSIMPLTDVRA from the coding sequence ATGAGTCTGGAAGTGCACATCGAGAAAAAGCTGAACGGCTTTACCCTCCGCTCTGACTTCACCGCCGGGAACACTGCCACGGCCATTCTGGGCGCCTCCGGCTGCGGCAAGAGCATGACCCTGCGCTGCATCGCGGGCATCGTGAAGCCCGACAAGGGCCGCATCCTGCTGGATGGGCGGGTGCTGTTCGACAGCGAGCAGCACATCGACCTGCCGCCCCAGCAGCGGGGCGTGGGCCTGCTGTTCCAAAACTACGCCCTCTTCCCGAACATGACCGTGGAGCAGAACATCCTCTGCGGCCTGAACGCAGAAAAAGACAGAGCCGCCCGCAAAGGCCGCTGCGCCGAAATGCTGCGGGCCATGCGGCTGGAAGAGCTGGCAGGCCGCCGCCCCGCCGAGCTTTCCGGCGGGCAGCAGCAGCGCACCGCGCTGGCCCGCATCCTCGTGGGCCGGCCCCGCCTCCTGATGCTGGACGAACCGTTCAGCGCACTGGACAGCTACCTCCGGGAGGAGGTAGAGGGCGAGGTGGGGAGCCTGCTGGCAGGCTTTGAGGGCACGGCCCTCCTCGTCACCCACAACCGGGACGAGGCCTACCGCCTGTGCCGGGACATGATCGTCATGGACAGCGGGCGGGTGCTCCGCACCGGCACGACCAAGGCCGTCTTCGCCGACCCCCGCAGTACCGCCGCCGCCCGGCTCACCGGCTGCAAAAACATCCTGCCCTGCGCCCGGGTGGACGCCCACACCGTCCGTCTAACAGGCTGCGAGTGCCTGCTGCATCTGGCCGCTGAGGTCCCGGAGGGCTGCACTGCCGTGGGCATCCGCGCCCACGATCTCGCACCCTGTGCCGCCGAAGCCCTCAACGCCCTGCCGGTAGAGCTGCTCTCCGCCAGCGAGAACCCCTTCGACTGGAACCTCATCTTCCGGCTGCCGGGCGGCTCCCGCCTGTGGTGGAAGGTCTCCAAAACGACCCTGTCGGTGGCCGAGCCTGCCGCCCCGGCCTGCCTCGCCGCACTGCCCGGGAGCATCATGCCTCTGACGGACGTACGTGCGTAG
- a CDS encoding homocysteine S-methyltransferase family protein gives MQANELFTQPNTILLDGGMGTMLQAAGLKLGARPEELNITDPQLIESIHSRYAAAGSRIINANTFGASAHKLAGSEYTLEEIIAAGIANCKRACAPYGALAALDVGPLGELLEPNGTLAFEDAVAEYGRIVRAGATAGADLVFFETFTDLYELKAALLAAKENCTLPILASMSFEAGGRTFTGCTVESFAVTARGLGADAVGINCSLGPKEIFPMAKRLAEALPGDFPVFVKPNAGLPRADGSGYDITPQLFAMEMKPYRELKLFAAGGCCGTTPDFIRLLNGVFADCRPGRAAHAMPSVLCSPMDFVTVDGITVVGERINPTGKKRFQQALREGDMNYILEQAVSQSEAGAQVLDVNVGAPGVDEPAVMEQVVKALQSVVSLPLQLDSSHADALERGLRVYNGKPIVNSVNGETEVLERVLPLCKKYGAAVVGLAIDERGIQPSADARFAIAKRIVDAALAHGIPREDIYIDCLTLTASAQQEDVLATVEALARCKKELGVRTILGVSNISFGLPCRPYLNTAFLTMAMYAGLDLAIMNPSSEEMMAAVYAYNVLTNRDRQSTAYIARYADKVPASTALAQARTAQASQTADAPAEADAAHSGPFAALMQAVEKGLKGEAAARTHTLLDTTEPLTLVDEALIPALDVVGEKYEKGKLFLPQLLQAASAAQAAFEEIKTAIAKRGGAGASKGRIVLATVKGDVHDIGKNIVRVILENYGFEVIDLGRDVPVETVVDTVREKDVHLVGLSALMTTTLKSMEETIAALRAAKLDCKVMVGGAVLTPEYAEKIGADWYAKDAKQSADIAKKFFGES, from the coding sequence GTGCAAGCGAATGAACTGTTTACCCAGCCCAACACCATCCTTCTGGACGGCGGTATGGGCACCATGCTGCAGGCAGCGGGCCTGAAGCTGGGCGCACGGCCCGAGGAGCTGAACATCACCGACCCGCAGCTCATCGAGAGCATCCACAGCCGCTACGCCGCCGCCGGAAGCCGAATCATCAACGCCAACACCTTCGGCGCGTCGGCCCACAAGCTGGCGGGCAGCGAGTACACGCTGGAAGAGATCATTGCGGCGGGCATCGCCAACTGCAAGCGGGCCTGCGCCCCCTACGGCGCGCTGGCGGCGCTGGACGTCGGCCCGCTGGGCGAGCTGCTGGAGCCCAACGGCACGCTGGCTTTTGAGGATGCCGTGGCCGAGTATGGCCGCATCGTCCGGGCCGGTGCGACTGCCGGGGCCGACCTTGTCTTCTTCGAGACCTTTACCGACCTCTACGAGCTGAAGGCCGCCCTGCTGGCCGCGAAAGAGAACTGCACGCTGCCCATCCTCGCCAGCATGAGCTTTGAGGCAGGCGGGCGCACCTTTACCGGCTGCACCGTCGAGAGCTTCGCCGTCACGGCCCGGGGCCTCGGCGCAGATGCCGTGGGCATCAACTGCTCCCTCGGCCCGAAGGAGATCTTCCCGATGGCGAAGCGTCTGGCCGAGGCCCTGCCCGGCGATTTCCCGGTCTTCGTCAAGCCCAACGCGGGCCTGCCCCGGGCCGACGGCAGCGGCTACGACATCACCCCCCAGCTCTTTGCCATGGAGATGAAGCCCTACCGGGAGCTGAAGCTCTTCGCGGCGGGCGGCTGCTGCGGCACCACCCCCGATTTCATCCGGCTGCTGAACGGCGTTTTCGCCGACTGCAGGCCGGGCCGGGCTGCCCACGCCATGCCCTCGGTGCTCTGCTCGCCGATGGATTTCGTCACGGTGGACGGCATCACCGTGGTGGGAGAGCGCATCAACCCCACCGGCAAAAAGCGGTTCCAGCAGGCCCTCCGCGAGGGAGATATGAACTACATCCTCGAGCAGGCCGTCAGCCAGTCCGAGGCCGGCGCACAGGTGCTGGACGTCAATGTGGGCGCTCCCGGTGTGGACGAGCCTGCCGTCATGGAGCAGGTGGTCAAGGCCCTGCAGAGCGTGGTGAGCCTGCCTTTGCAGCTGGATTCCTCTCACGCCGACGCCCTCGAGCGGGGCCTGCGGGTCTATAACGGCAAGCCCATCGTCAACTCGGTGAACGGCGAGACGGAGGTGTTGGAGCGAGTCCTGCCCCTCTGCAAAAAGTACGGCGCAGCCGTAGTGGGCCTCGCCATTGATGAGCGTGGCATCCAGCCCAGCGCCGACGCCCGCTTTGCGATCGCAAAGCGGATCGTGGATGCCGCGCTGGCTCATGGCATCCCCCGGGAGGACATCTACATCGACTGCCTCACCCTCACCGCCAGCGCCCAGCAGGAGGACGTTCTGGCCACCGTGGAGGCGCTGGCCCGCTGCAAGAAGGAGCTGGGCGTCCGCACCATCCTCGGCGTGTCCAACATCAGCTTCGGTCTGCCCTGCCGCCCCTACCTCAACACCGCCTTTCTGACCATGGCCATGTATGCGGGCCTCGACCTCGCCATCATGAACCCCTCCAGCGAGGAGATGATGGCGGCGGTCTACGCTTACAACGTCCTGACCAACCGGGACAGGCAGAGCACGGCCTACATTGCCCGCTATGCCGATAAAGTCCCCGCCAGCACCGCGCTGGCACAGGCCAGAACGGCGCAGGCGTCCCAGACAGCAGACGCACCGGCAGAGGCGGATGCGGCTCACAGCGGCCCCTTTGCCGCCCTCATGCAGGCGGTGGAAAAGGGCCTCAAGGGCGAGGCCGCTGCCCGTACCCACACTCTGCTGGACACCACCGAGCCGCTGACGCTGGTGGACGAGGCCCTCATCCCGGCGCTGGACGTGGTGGGCGAGAAGTACGAGAAGGGCAAGCTCTTCCTGCCCCAGCTGCTGCAGGCCGCCAGCGCCGCGCAGGCCGCCTTTGAGGAGATCAAGACCGCCATCGCCAAGCGGGGTGGGGCCGGAGCCAGCAAGGGCCGCATCGTCCTCGCCACCGTCAAGGGCGATGTCCACGACATCGGCAAAAACATCGTCCGGGTCATCCTCGAGAACTACGGCTTTGAGGTCATCGACCTTGGCCGTGATGTGCCGGTGGAGACGGTGGTGGATACCGTCCGGGAGAAGGATGTCCATCTCGTGGGCCTCTCGGCCCTGATGACCACCACCCTCAAGAGCATGGAGGAGACCATCGCGGCCCTCCGTGCGGCCAAGCTCGACTGCAAGGTCATGGTGGGCGGCGCTGTTCTGACGCCGGAGTACGCTGAGAAGATCGGCGCGGACTGGTACGCCAAGGACGCCAAGCAGAGCGCCGATATTGCCAAGAAATTCTTCGGAGAATCATAA